The proteins below are encoded in one region of Paenibacillus albus:
- the nagZ gene encoding beta-N-acetylhexosaminidase: protein MNLNMRNIQFRTIVLTISAILLLSGCASHELAENPPSTSAPGQNQNGNGGTNQHSVTPDQPATEPAEPAGEPDQQPPAEEPPTKSAIEKQLEKMSLDEKLGTMIIAGVEGKKADARAKRMIAQQHVGGVIFYKDNVTTPSGVAAYVNQLKTWNSGNASPLLVTVDEEGGRVARLPGLVALPSGKAVGDTGDAAYAGRIGHLLGEASKAMGFNVDYAPVLDINSNPNNPVIGDRSFGATADRVTKMGLAVMEGLQSEKVVAVVKHFPGHGDTSVDSHLELPIVYKSLSQLKAFEWRPFQKAIGDGADVVMIAHILFPKLDEKWPASLSKRIITDELRGTLAFKGVVITDDLTMGAIAKHYGMGEAAVQAVKAGSDIVLIAHEYKNVDAVIAALRKSVSKGELTEDRINKSVLRILALKEKYELSDAKAAAVPDLKAINAAIQKEIAAK, encoded by the coding sequence ATGAATCTTAACATGCGAAATATACAATTCCGCACTATTGTCCTGACGATAAGCGCGATCCTACTGCTGAGTGGCTGTGCTTCCCATGAGCTTGCGGAGAATCCTCCAAGTACGTCCGCTCCGGGGCAAAACCAAAACGGAAACGGCGGAACGAACCAGCATTCCGTTACGCCGGACCAGCCTGCTACGGAGCCGGCGGAGCCCGCCGGTGAGCCGGACCAGCAGCCTCCTGCCGAGGAGCCGCCGACGAAATCGGCCATTGAGAAGCAGCTCGAGAAGATGTCGCTTGACGAGAAGCTAGGCACGATGATTATCGCGGGGGTAGAAGGCAAGAAGGCGGACGCGCGGGCGAAGCGGATGATTGCGCAGCAGCATGTCGGCGGGGTTATTTTCTATAAGGACAATGTGACGACGCCAAGCGGAGTTGCTGCGTATGTAAATCAGCTGAAAACTTGGAACAGCGGGAATGCCTCGCCGCTGCTTGTCACTGTGGACGAAGAAGGCGGCAGAGTTGCGCGTCTTCCTGGTCTGGTTGCGCTGCCGAGCGGGAAGGCGGTAGGCGATACCGGCGATGCGGCATATGCGGGTCGGATTGGCCATCTGCTCGGAGAAGCAAGCAAGGCGATGGGATTCAATGTTGATTATGCGCCTGTGCTCGATATTAATAGCAATCCGAACAATCCGGTCATCGGAGATCGTTCTTTTGGCGCTACTGCGGACCGGGTGACGAAGATGGGGCTTGCTGTGATGGAAGGGCTGCAAAGCGAGAAAGTCGTCGCGGTTGTGAAGCATTTTCCGGGGCATGGGGACACTTCTGTGGATTCGCATCTCGAGCTGCCGATTGTGTACAAGAGCTTGTCGCAGCTGAAAGCTTTCGAATGGCGTCCTTTCCAGAAGGCAATAGGAGATGGGGCGGACGTGGTCATGATTGCGCATATCCTGTTCCCGAAGCTGGATGAGAAGTGGCCGGCTTCATTGTCCAAACGAATCATCACAGATGAACTGCGTGGGACATTGGCTTTCAAAGGTGTTGTGATTACCGATGATTTGACAATGGGCGCAATCGCTAAGCATTACGGTATGGGTGAAGCGGCTGTGCAGGCGGTAAAAGCGGGCAGCGATATTGTTCTTATTGCTCATGAATATAAGAACGTGGATGCGGTCATTGCGGCGCTGAGGAAGAGTGTAAGCAAAGGCGAATTGACTGAGGATCGGATCAACAAGAGTGTGCTGCGGATTCTGGCATTGAAGGAGAAATATGAGCTGTCAGATGCGAAGGCTGCAGCTGTTCCGGATTTGAAAGCGATCAATGCGGCGATTCAGAAGGAGATAGCGGCAAAATAG
- a CDS encoding alpha/beta hydrolase family protein, producing MNHPITIKSGDLNLSGVLQYPQCDPETKYAAKFPLVIICHGFIGNRMGTDRLFVEAAEKLTRNGYLVLRFDYGGCGESSGDYGSGGLDELIAQTRTVIDYASSLDLVDHERLTLIGHSLGGAVAVLTAARDNRVKSLVLWAPVAHPFLDIRNIIGAKAIKEIDTVGKTDHMHYEFTKRFTDSLAQYQPLTELSSYSGEVLIVHGTADMVIPVDYCFLYQKMFWLRKEGGCDKEVILQADHTFSSKASREQLFDISLRWINVVGKRRDDWSLWTI from the coding sequence ATGAATCATCCTATTACGATTAAGAGCGGCGATTTAAATTTATCCGGTGTATTGCAGTATCCCCAGTGTGATCCAGAGACGAAATATGCGGCAAAGTTTCCGCTTGTTATTATATGCCACGGTTTTATCGGTAACCGAATGGGAACAGATCGGTTGTTCGTAGAAGCGGCGGAGAAACTGACGCGCAACGGCTACCTCGTGCTGCGTTTTGATTACGGCGGCTGCGGCGAGAGCAGCGGAGATTATGGCAGCGGAGGTCTGGATGAACTGATCGCTCAGACGCGCACCGTTATCGACTACGCGTCGAGTCTTGATCTTGTTGATCATGAGCGCCTTACGTTGATTGGCCATAGCCTTGGCGGCGCGGTTGCTGTTCTAACCGCGGCACGTGATAATCGTGTGAAGTCACTGGTGCTGTGGGCGCCAGTTGCGCATCCGTTCCTTGATATCCGCAACATTATCGGTGCGAAGGCGATCAAAGAAATAGATACTGTCGGCAAAACCGACCACATGCACTACGAATTTACGAAGCGATTCACGGATTCGCTTGCGCAGTATCAACCGTTGACAGAACTGAGCAGTTACAGCGGTGAAGTGCTGATCGTACATGGTACAGCAGATATGGTTATTCCGGTCGACTATTGCTTCTTGTATCAGAAGATGTTCTGGCTTCGCAAGGAAGGCGGCTGCGATAAAGAAGTAATTCTCCAGGCGGATCATACGTTCTCGTCGAAAGCTTCCCGTGAGCAGCTGTTCGATATTTCCCTTCGGTGGATTAATGTCGTTGGCAAGCGTCGGGATGATTGGAGTTTGTGGACGATCTAA
- a CDS encoding DNA alkylation repair protein, with the protein MSSRTASAVSPTYCKDIEVLLRSHANVEAAEAMSAYMRGLFPFLGIRTTERATLTKQFMKVNGVPSGDALEEAVRELWAMPEREFHYTAMVLMEKRKKELRPDDIALLEFIITTNSWWDTVDLIASHLVGALFAKHPEMVQPYTEKWMNESDNLWLRRTAILFQLSYKANTDAALLFDMIRRTAREEDFFIRKAIGWALREYGKTDAEAVRQFVAETELSGLSKREALKHIGC; encoded by the coding sequence ATGAGTTCACGTACGGCTTCGGCGGTGTCGCCGACTTATTGCAAAGACATAGAAGTGCTGCTGCGCAGCCATGCTAACGTAGAGGCGGCGGAGGCAATGTCAGCCTATATGCGCGGTTTATTCCCTTTTCTAGGCATACGTACGACGGAGCGCGCTACACTTACGAAGCAGTTCATGAAGGTGAATGGAGTTCCGTCTGGCGATGCGCTGGAGGAAGCTGTTCGAGAGCTGTGGGCTATGCCGGAGAGGGAGTTTCATTATACGGCGATGGTATTAATGGAGAAGAGAAAGAAGGAATTGCGGCCTGACGATATAGCGCTTCTTGAGTTCATCATTACGACGAACTCGTGGTGGGATACTGTGGATCTTATTGCCAGTCACCTAGTCGGCGCGTTGTTTGCGAAGCATCCGGAGATGGTGCAGCCTTATACCGAGAAGTGGATGAATGAATCGGACAACCTATGGCTGCGCCGCACGGCGATTCTATTCCAGCTCAGCTACAAGGCGAATACGGATGCAGCGCTGCTCTTCGATATGATACGGCGAACCGCGCGCGAAGAGGATTTCTTTATTCGCAAAGCGATTGGCTGGGCGCTTCGGGAATACGGCAAGACGGACGCTGAAGCCGTGCGGCAATTCGTTGCTGAGACAGAGTTATCAGGCTTAAGCAAGCGTGAAGCGCTCAAACATATCGGATGTTAA
- the mobA gene encoding molybdenum cofactor guanylyltransferase produces MVALTGTDIHGVILAGGQSSRMGTDKALLPVGDKVLLRIIAEQMLSAGISGKIIISAGDGQREEGYRHALSRVQGTFEFVCDTYVDCGPLAGLHAALSIIPAQAYGFVMACDMPVLSESLLTRMITSASAVEDGRRPAVVRTTVNQPFHALYNAVVVPQLQQLLEQRDLRVMSFLKELDALQLEPTPAEAEAFINLNTPELYAQYMTEHLR; encoded by the coding sequence ATGGTGGCACTAACAGGCACGGACATTCACGGCGTTATTCTGGCGGGCGGCCAGAGCAGTAGAATGGGAACGGATAAGGCATTGCTTCCGGTTGGCGACAAGGTGCTGCTGCGCATCATTGCGGAGCAGATGCTGAGCGCTGGAATTAGCGGTAAAATCATCATTTCAGCAGGGGACGGGCAGCGGGAAGAGGGATATCGGCATGCGCTCTCCCGTGTTCAAGGAACATTTGAATTTGTCTGCGACACGTATGTAGATTGCGGTCCATTAGCCGGTTTACACGCGGCTTTGTCGATCATTCCGGCGCAAGCTTACGGCTTTGTTATGGCCTGCGATATGCCGGTACTTTCAGAATCGCTGCTCACACGAATGATCACTTCTGCCTCGGCAGTTGAGGATGGACGCCGTCCGGCCGTCGTTCGGACTACGGTGAATCAGCCTTTTCACGCGCTATATAATGCCGTCGTTGTCCCTCAGCTGCAGCAGCTTCTGGAGCAGCGAGATCTTCGTGTCATGTCGTTCCTTAAGGAATTGGATGCCCTGCAGCTCGAGCCGACTCCCGCAGAAGCGGAGGCATTCATCAACCTCAATACGCCCGAACTTTACGCCCAGTACATGACCGAGCATCTGCGCTGA
- a CDS encoding PRD domain-containing protein, with translation MKKESPVRIERVIGNNVILAQSADGMEYVLMGKGIGFGSKSGEVMAEDDKRIEKRFRLDDPKQMKHYHAMMEESDPAVIRITETILADIEARFGGPLNNKVYYSLPSHIQFVLYRLRNGMEIKNPFLQETKLWFPAEYEAAGRAAALIQETFEVEVPEDEIGFLTYHVHSAFTNVAAWELAKFTNVVTELVERIEVRRAITISRDSMDYRRLVTDLRYTVERTSLGKHMANPLLPELRKKFKSDYALAQELSVLMAERLGTNVPDEEVGYIAIELYRFFQGLEQDHR, from the coding sequence ATGAAGAAGGAATCGCCGGTTCGAATAGAACGCGTCATCGGCAACAACGTTATATTGGCACAGTCGGCTGATGGCATGGAGTATGTGCTCATGGGGAAAGGAATCGGATTCGGCAGCAAATCCGGCGAGGTTATGGCAGAGGACGACAAGCGAATCGAGAAAAGATTTCGCCTCGACGATCCGAAGCAAATGAAGCACTACCACGCCATGATGGAAGAATCCGATCCCGCTGTCATCCGCATTACGGAAACGATACTCGCGGATATTGAGGCGAGGTTCGGCGGACCGCTCAACAACAAAGTTTATTACTCGCTGCCAAGCCATATTCAGTTCGTGCTTTATCGGCTTCGTAACGGCATGGAGATCAAGAATCCTTTTCTCCAGGAGACGAAGCTGTGGTTCCCCGCTGAATATGAAGCGGCAGGCCGTGCCGCTGCCTTGATTCAGGAGACGTTCGAGGTCGAAGTGCCCGAGGATGAGATCGGGTTCCTCACGTACCACGTCCATTCCGCTTTCACTAATGTTGCCGCTTGGGAGCTCGCCAAGTTCACGAATGTCGTAACAGAGCTGGTTGAACGAATCGAAGTGCGCAGAGCAATCACAATTTCCCGTGACAGCATGGATTACCGGCGGCTCGTTACCGACCTTAGGTATACCGTCGAGCGCACTAGTCTAGGGAAGCATATGGCGAATCCGCTTCTGCCAGAGCTTCGGAAGAAGTTCAAGAGCGACTATGCGCTGGCGCAGGAATTATCGGTTCTTATGGCAGAACGACTGGGCACTAATGTACCGGATGAAGAGGTCGGCTACATAGCGATAGAGTTGTACCGCTTTTTCCAAGGGCTAGAACAAGATCATCGTTAA